CTCGATCACGGCCGATGGCAGCCTGCAACTGCTGGTGCGCGAGAGCACGCGTGCCGATGGTTCACCGGGCCTTGCCTCGCACTGGTTGTGCCGAGGCATGGCCGAGGGGGATGTACTGCCGCTGACCTTGCGCGAGCACCGAGGCTTCAGACTCGGTGAGAACGCCGGGCGGCCGCTGATTCTGATCGGCAATGGCTCGGGCCTGGCGGGCCTGCTCAGCCATATCAGGGCGCGTGTGCAGCAAGGGCTTGGTGATCAATGGCTGTTGTTCGGGGAGCGCAGCCCGCAGCACGACGCGCTATTTGCCGACCAATTGGGCGCATGGCTCAGGCAAGGCCGACTGGCACGGCTGGATCAGGCCTGGTCGCGCAACGGTAAGGATTCGCGCTATGTGCAGGATTTGCTGCGCAGCCATGCACAGGAAGTCCGGCAATGGGTGGAGCGTGGCGCGGCCATCTATGTCTGCGGCAGCCTGAGCGGCATGGGGCAAGGCGTGCATCTGACGCTGCAGGCCATTTTGGGCGAGGCCAAGGTGGCCGAGCTGTTGGGCTCGGGCCGCTACCGGCGCGATGTGTATTGAAAAAGCCGAGACCGGCTTTGCCTGTTGCTGTGCAGGGCGGCTTCACGCCGGGCTCGATCGCAAGCCCCGGCTTGCTTTGCGGTATCAGCCGTTCGGCCGTGAGGTGCTTGTCTCAGAAACGCAAAAAGCTGGCTCAGGCCAGCTTTTTTGTGGTCAGCGCAAGCGCAGTGCTTACTTGACGTGCTTGCCGATCAGGCCGGCCATCTCGAACATGGAGACTTGGGGCTTGCCGAAGACTTCCTTGAGCTTGGCATCAGCGTTGATCATGCGCTTGTTGGCCGCATCTTGCAGGTTGTTGGCCTTGATGTAGACCCACAGCTTGCTGATGATTTCAGTGCGGGGCAGGGGATCCTTGCCAACCACGGCAGCCAGAGCGGCGCTGGGGGTCAGAGGTTTCATGAAGGCAGCGTTGGGAGTGCGCTTCTTAGCGGCGGGAGCTGCTGCCGGTGCTGCAGCGGGTGCCTTCTTTGCAGTTGCCATTTTGCTTATTCCTAATTGGGTAGTGGACTTATCACCAGCGAAATACAGCTGCAATCCACTGGCTGAGGCTGATGCTAATGGCAAAAAATCGCTCTTCCAAGCTAGTGGGCTGTTTTTTTGCCTTGATTTGTTGCTCTCAGGCCCTTTAGTGTCCGTTTTCACGGGTTTTTCCTTGAGAGTGTTGTGAAAAAGTTGCTCTCTGTGTGTGCCCGCAGGTGCTTGTGTTATGTCGGGTGCTCAGGGCAAGATGCGGGAGAGTTGGTTCTGTGGAGATTTTCATGAGCGATTCCTCGGCTTCTCTTGGCTTTAGCACCTGCGATTTGTGCGATGCGCATATCAGTGACGACAGCAGCGATTTCCGCGTGCTGCCGCCCGTGTTCCACAGCTATGGCGGGCATGTCGGCTTTACGGGCGAGGTCAGCACCGTGCAGTGTCTGGACGACAACAGTCTGGTGCGAGCGGCGCTGGCCGAGCCGGGAGGTGGCCGTGTGCTGGTGGTCGATGGCGGCGGCTCGCTGCGCCGAGCTCTGGTGGGCGGTAATGTGGCGACATCGGCGGCCCAGAACGGCTGGGCCGGGGTGCTTGTCTATGGCTGCGTGCGCGACGTGGCCGAGCTGAAATCCACGCCCCTGGGTCTGTATGCGCTGGCGCTCAACCCCATGCCTACCGCCAAGCAAGGCCAGGGACTGCGCGATACCTATGTGCAGATCGCAGGCCTGTGGATTCGCCCGGGCGACTGGCTGTATGCCGACTCCGACGGCATTGTGCTGAGCCGCCGCAACCTGCTTGCCTGATGGCTGATGCTGCCTAACGCCTGATCTGCAATGAGCCGGGCCAGGTTGCAATCACAACGCTGGTCAGGGCTATGCCGAAGGCCAGCAATTGCATGCTGCCGATGCGCTCGCCCAGGGCCAGCGTACCCACCACAGCGGCGCTGATGGGCAGCAGCACGGTAAAAATTCCGGCTCGCGATGCGGGCACGGCGCGCAGCCCCGTCATCCACAGCCACACCGTCCAGACACAGGCGGCCAGGGCGTAAAACAGCAGCAGGCCCCATGCAGGCACCGAAACCCGGGAAAAATCAAACTGCCAGGCCAGATAGAGCCCGGCGGGCGTGGAAAGCGCGAACCCCCAGAGATTGATCAGTGCCGTAATACGCTTGGGGCTTACGCTGGCGGTGAGCTTTTTGCCGATCACGGCATATGCAGCCTCGCACAGTACGGCGGCAATCAGCAGCAACTGACCCAGGCCTTGCTGAGGATGTGCGGTTAGGCTGCTTTCGGTCTTGCTCAAGGCATTCAGCCCTATGCCGGCCACTGCGAAAACAATGGCTGTCCATGTACGCGCGCCAACGGCTTCGCGCAGAAAAAGCCAGCTCATGATGGCGACTGCGGCAGGAATTGCGGCCATGGTCACGCCCGCCGTGACCGCACTGGTCAAGGCCACGCCGCTGATCATGCAGAGCGTGAAAAGGAAATTGCCGAAGAAGGACTCAAAAAACAGCAGCCATTTGGTCTGCCTGCTCAGAGTTGTCTCGTGTGCAGGGGCCTTGAGCCAGCCCAGCATGGCCACGGCACCGATGCCAAAGCGCAGCCAAGCCAGCAGCATGACCGGAAAGATGGCAGCCAGAGGCTTGGACAGGGCCACATAGCTCCCCACCAAAGACATGCTGAGCGCCAGGCAGAGATAGGCGATGGGGCGACTGGGCGTGTGCATGGCGTGGCGAAATGGATGTCGATGACCAGAGAAGGTGATGCAAGGCAGTGTGGCAGGGCTGTTGCATGCATTTGACTCGGAGCAGGGGGCTGTTGTTTTTTTGTTCTCGCCGCCTTGGGCACTGTGTCTTTGTCCTGTCACCTGGTTTTGTTCAAGTGGCCTGGCCAGTCCCGTGCCGGGTAAATGGGTAGATCAAGACAGGCGCCGGGACTTTTTTCGTGCCGCGTTCAAAGGATGCCGACTTGAGAGGCCGTGCTTGCGCAAATTTTTCATGAAGCAAGAATTCAATTTCTTATTATGAAAAATTGAAATGCTGCGCTGCCGCAAAATTTCTCAATACGAGAAATGCGTTTTCTCATTGTGAAAAATAAAAATAAGCCATTGATTTTATTGAATATAAATTTCAGTCTTTTATAAGACATAAGACTTTGTAGAAGAACGTCGCAGACATAGAGTAGATCCCAAGGACGAACACCAAGTCATCTTGTTTTAACCGCTAAGGAGTGCACCATGCCCCAATCCCTGACTCAGCAACTGAGCCGTGAACAGCAAATCGCAGCCCTCGAAAAAGACTGGGCACAGAACCCACGCTGGAAGAGCGTAAAGCGCGGTTACAGCGCTGCCGATGTGGTGCGTCTGCGTGGCAGCCTGCAGCCTGAGTACACGCTGGCCCAGCGCGGCGCCGAAGTGCTGTGGGACAAGATTAACGGCAGCTCGAAGAAGGGCTATGTGAACGCCTTCGGCGCCATCTCTGCAGGCCAGGCCATGCAGCAGGCCAAGGCCGGCCTGGAAGCCGTGTACCTGTCGGGCTGGCAAGTAGCCGCCGACGGCAACACCTCCGAGACCATGTACCCCGATCAGTCGCTGTACGCCTATGACTCCGTGCCCACCATGGTGCGTCGCATCAACAACACCTTCAAGCGCGCCGATGAAATCCAATGGGGCAAGGGCATCAACCCCGGCGACAAGGAGTTCATCGACTACTTCCTGCCCATCGTGGCTGATGCGGAAGCCGGCTTTGGCGGCGTGCTCAACGCGTTCGAGCTGATGAAGAACATGATTCAGGCAGGTGCTGCCGGCGTGCACTTTGAAGACCAGTTGGCCGCCGTCAAGAAGTGCGGCCACATGGGCGGCAAGGTGCTGGTGCCCACCCGCGAAGCGGTCGAGAAGCTGATCGCCGCCCGTTTTGCAGCTGACGTGATGGGCGTGCCCACCATTGTGCTGGCCCGTACCGATGCCGAAGCGGCCAACCTGATCACCAGCAACCATGACGAGAACGACATCCCGTTCCTGACTGGCGAGCGTACTCAGGAGGGCTTCTACCGTGTCAAGAACGGTCTGGAGCAATCCATCAGCCGCGGCGTGGCCTACGCTCCCTATGCGGATCTGGTGTGGTGCGAAACCGGTGTGCCCGATATCGGCTTTGCCCGCGAATTTGCCCAGGCCGTGCACGCAGCCTGCCCAGGCAAGCTGCTGAGCTACAACTGCTCGCCTTCGTTCAACTGGAAGAAGAATCTCAACGACAGCCAGATCGCTTCCTTCCAGGAAGACCTGTCCGCACTGGGTTACAAGTTCCAGTTCATCACGCTGGCCGGCATTCACAGCAACTGGTACAACACCTTCAAGTTCGCCCACGAGTACGCTCGCGGCGAAGGCATGAAGCACTACGTGGAAATGATCCAGGAGCCCGAATTCGCGGCTCGTGACAAGGGCTACACCTTTGTCTCGCACCAGCAGGAAGTGGGCGCAGGTTACTTCGACGACGTGACCACCGTGATCCAGGGCGGCTCCTCCAGCGTCAAGGCGCTGACCGGCTCCACCGAGGAAGAGCAGTTCCATTGAGCCACGATGAATCGTGATTCTGTCTAGGTAAAAAAAGGGGTTATGCGCCCGGGGCGAAAGTCTCGGGCGCTTTTTTGTTTGCCGGGTTAAAATGCCGCGACTTCAATTCACAAGGGCGAGAAAGGCATCAACGGTTATGACACCGCGAACTACATCGGAGATGTACTTCAGCTGCTGATGGCAGCTGGCGGTTCGCGCCTGCCCGAGATTTCTCGACCCCTCATCAAAGCGCGGACTGGTTCCGCGCTTTTTGCTTTCAGGCAACTCCAAAGCTCTGGCGCTGGCCCTCACCCACACAAATTTGGTTTGACAAGGAATTTCATGATCAACATCACGCTCCCCGATGGCTCCAAGCGCGAATATCCGGGCCCGGTTTCGGTCGCTGAGGTCGCTGCTTCGATCGGCTCCGGCCTGGCCAAGGCGGCACTTGCCGGCAAGATCAACGGCAAGGTCGTGGACACCAGCTTTGTGATCGAGCAGGATTCGCCGCTGTCCATCATCACCGCCAAGGATGCCGATGGTCTGGAGGTGATCCGCCACTCCACCGCTCACTTGCTGGCCTATGCCGTCAAGGAGCTGTTTCCCGATGCCCAGGTCACCATCGGCCCTGTGATCGAAAACGGTTTCTACTACGACTTCTCGTACAAGCGTCCCTTCACTCCCGAAGATCTGGCTGCCATCGAAAAGAAGATGACCGAGCTGGCCAACAAGGACGAGCAGGTGGTGCGTCGCGTGCTGCCGCGCGACGAGGCCGTGCAGTACTTCAAGGGCATCGGCGAAGCCTACAAGGCCGAGATCATTGCCTCCATCCCCAGCAACGAGGATGTGAGCCTGTACCGTGAAGGCGCCTTCGAAGATCTGTGCCGTGGCCCTCACGTGCCCAGCACTGGCAAGCTCAAGCACTTCAAGCTGATGAAGGTGGCCGGTGCCTACTGGCGTGGCGACCACCGCAACGAGATGCTGCAGCGCATCTACGGCACCGCCTGGGCGACCAAGGACGAGCTCAAGGACTATCTGTTCCGCCTGGAAGAAGCCGAAAAGCGCGATCACCGCAAGCTGGGCCGCGAGCTGGATCTGTTCCACATCGATGAGCATTCGCCCGGCACCGTGTTCTGGCACCCCAAGGGTTGGGCAGTCTGGCAACAGGTCGAGCAGTACATGCGCCGCGTCTATCAGGACAACGGCTACCAGGAAGTCAAGGCTCCGCAGATTCTGGACAAGGGCCTGTGGGAGAAGACCGGCCACTGGGACAAGTACCGCGAAAACATGTTCACCACCGATTCGGAAAAGCGTGAATATGCCCTCAAGCCCATGAACTGCCCGGGCCACATCATCATCTTCAAGCAAGGCATCAAGAGCTATCGCGATCTGCCGCTGCGCTTTGGCGAGTTCGGCAACTGCCATCGCAACGAGCCCACCGGTTCGCTGCACGGCATCATGCGCGTGCGTGCCTTCACTCAGGACGATGGTCACATCTTCTGTACCGAAGACCAGATCCAGGCCGAGGTGACGGCCTTCACTTCGCTGCTGCAAAAGGTGTATGCCGACTTCGGTTTCACCAATATTTTGTATCGCCTGTCGACCCGTCCCGAGAAGCGCATCGGCACCGATGAAGCCTGGGACAAGGCCGAGAACGCGCTGGCCGAAGGTCTGCGCGCTTCGGGTTGCGAGTTCGAGTATCTGCCGGGCGAGGGCGCGTTCTACGGCCCGAAGATCGAGTACACCCTGAAGGATGCGCTGGGTCGCGAATGGCAGTGCGGCACCATCCAGGTGGACCCGAACATGCCCGAGCGTCTCGATGCGGAATTCGTGGGCGAGGATGGCGAGCGCCATCGTCCCATCATGCTGCACCGCGCGATTCTGGGTTCGCTCGAGCGTTTCATCGGCATTTTGGTCGAGCATCACTCGGGCGCGCTGCCTGCCTGGCTGGCTCCCGTGCAGGCTGCCGTGCTCAATATCACGGACGCTCAGGCCGACTATGCGCAGGAAGTTGCGCAGAAGCTGCAAAAAGCATTGCCGAATCAAAGCCTTAGGGTAGTGACAGATCTGCGCAATGAAAAGATTACGTATAAAATACGCGAGCATTCCATGCAGAAGCTGCCCTACATCCTTGTCGCAGGCGACAAGGAGAAGGCTGCTGGTGCGGTTGCAGTGCGCGCCCGGGGTAACAAAGACCTCGGTGTGATGTCGGTTGATGCATTCATTGAATTGCTCGCCAAGGACATCACGGCCAAGGCCTGAAGCAGATTAATTTTTGTGGCGGGCCGGTCAGCGTGCAAGGCACGCTAGCCGGCTACGCTGTTGTAGCCATTTCAATCCAAGGGTGAAAACCATAGCTACTGAATTTCGCGATCGGCGCCACCGTGAAGAGCGCAAGCATCGACTGAACCGAGAAATCATGGCGCCTGAAGTGCGTCTGTCTGGTCCTGACAACGAGCCTCTGGGCATCGTGCCGCTGCTAGAAGCGCTGCGCATGGCCGGTGAGTTGGATGTCGACCTGGTGGAAATTGCGGCCAACGCATCTCCTCCGGTCTGCCGTTTGATGGATTACGGCAAGTTCAAGTACCAGGAACAGAAGAAGGCTGCCGAAGCCAAGGCCAAGCAGACCGTCATCGAAATCAAGGAAGTGAAGTTCCGCCCTGGTACGGATGATGGTGACTACAACATCAAACTGCGCAATATCCGCCGTTTTCTGGCGGAAGGCGACAAGTGCAAGATCACGCTGCGTTTCCGCGGCCGTGAAATCACGCACCAGCAGCTGGGTCTGAATCTGCTCAACCGTCTGCGCGACGATCTGGCCGATTCCATCCAGGTGGAGCAGTTCCCCAAGCTGGAAGGCCGTCAGATGATCATGATGGTGGCGCCGTCTCGTGCAGGCGGCAAGAAGCCTGCCGGTGGTGCAAAACCACAAGGTGATGGCGTCGCTGCTGCACCTGAAGCTGCAGATAAGGCATAATTGCTGTTTTGCCTTGCGGGTAAAAGTGGGCTTGGCCCACTTTTGCAGGACTTACGCAAACAAGGATGTCGCAACGGCCAGCTTCTTTTAGAAGATGCCTTGCCTAAGACCTGATTTGCGTAAGTCGTTTTTGTGCGGCAACAAAGAATTTGCAGGCTTGCCTGCAAGACGTCAGTCCGGCCTGGCCGGACTGACAAACAAGTGCCTCGGAGGCCAGCGAAGTGTGTGCAGGTTGCACACCGCCTTGCGAGCACAAATTCAATAGGAGCATTCACATGCCCAAAATGAAGACTAAGAGCAGCGCGAAGAAGCGTTTTCGCGTTCGTCCCGGTGGTACCGTCAAGCGCGGTCAAGCCTTCAAGCGTCACATCTTGACCAAGAAGACCACGAAGAACAAGCGTCACCTGCGTGGCATTGTCAACGTGCATGAAGGCGATATGGGCTCCATCGCAAAGATGTTGCCTGGCGCTGGTCTGTAATTCACTGACGAACTAGGAGAAAACACATGCCTCGCGTCAAACGTGGTGTAACGGCCCGTGCCCGTCACAAAAAAGTTCTGAATCTGGCCAAGGGTTTCCGCGGTCGCCGTGGTAACGTCTTCCGCGTTGCCAAGCAAGCGGTCATGAAGGCTGGTCAATACGCCTACCGTGACCGTCGTACCAAGAAGCGCGTGTTCCGTCAGCTGTGGATCGCTCGTATCAACGCTGCTGCACGTGAACTGGGTCTGACTTACAGCCAATTCGCCAACGGCCTGAAGAAGGCTGCCATCGAAATCGACCGCAAGATGCTGGCCGATATCGCCGTGCACGACAAGGCTGCTTTTGCAGCTATCGTCGACCAAGTCAAGGCCAAGCTGGCTGCCTGAGGTCACGATCGGTAGTTACTCTTGTAGGACTTTTGCAGACCAGAATCCCCAAAGGCATTTGCCGATGGGCGAGCATCTTGCTCGAACCTGATTGCAGAAGTCGTGTCTTGTTCGGTAGCTGCTGATGCACAAACAGCAAGGGCTAGGGCTTGAAAAGGCACTAGCCCTTGTTTATTTTTACAAGTCGATAAAGAGTCGATATGAACGAGTTGGATTCTCTGGTCGAAAGCGCACAGCAACTGTTTGCGCAAGCCCACACCCCCGCTGATCTGGAAAATGCCAAGGCGCAGTTTCTGGGCAAGTCGGGCAAGATGACCGAGCTCATGAAGGGCATGGCGCAGCTTTCCGTCGAAGAGAAGAAGTCGCGCGGCGCCGCCATCAACGTGGCCAAGCAGGCGATCGAAGCGGCCTTGACCGCCCGTCGCAAGGCTTTGGCAGACGCCGAGCTGCAGGCCCATCTGAAGGCCGAGGTGCTGGATGTGACTCTGCCTGGTCGCCGTCGTGGCGCGGGAGGGCTGCACCCCGTCTCCATCACCATGGAGCGTATCGAGGGTATTTTCGGCTCCATGGGCTTTGATGTGGCCCAGGGCCCCGAGATCGAATCCGACTGGTTCAACTTCACGGCGCTGAACACGCCCGAAGACCATCCCGCGCGCTCCATGCACGACACCTTCTATGTCGAAGGCGGCACCCAGCACGCACCCAATCTGCTGCGCACGCACACCAGCCCCATGCAGGTGCGCCATGCCGTGCAGCATGTGAAGAATTACCGCAACGCGCTCGATGCCGGCCAGACCATGCCCGAGATCCGCGTGATTGCCCCCGGCCGCACCTACCGTGTGGACTCGGATGCCACCCACTCGCCGATGTTCCACCAGTGCGAAGGCCTGTGGATCGGCGAGAACGTGAGCTTCAAGGACCTGAAGGTCGTGTTCACCGATTTCTGCAAGACCTTCTTCGAGCAGGATGATCTGGTGCTGCGTTTTCGTCCCAGCTTCTTCCCGTTCACCGAGCCTTCGGCCGAAATCGACATCCAGTTCCAGAGCGGCCCGCTGGCCGGCAAGTGGCTGGAAGTGGCGGGCTCCGGCCAGGTGCACCCCAATGTGGTGCGCAACATGGGCTTGGACCCCGAAAAATACATCGGCTTTGCCTTTGGCATGGGCCCCGACCGCCTGACCATGCTGCGTTACGGCGTGAACGACCTGCGCCTGTTCTTCGACGGCGACATCCGTTTTCTGTCGCAGTTTCAGTAATTAAAAAAGTGAGCTGTCAGCGCACGCTTTGAAACGATTTCAGATAGTTTTTATGCTGAAATCCTTGTGTGACGAGCGCTAGTAGCTCATCTTTTTGATGATACGCATGCCCAGCCAGTGGCAGACCGCTTGCGGTGCGACTGGCATGAACGCCAAAGAGTCTGACTATGCAATTTCCTGAATCCTGGTTGCGCGAATACTGCAACCCCAATCTGACCACCCAGCAACTGGCCGATACCCTGACCATGGCCGGTCTGGAAGTGGAAGAGCTGGATCCTGTGGCGCCTCCCTTCACCGGCATCGTGGTCGGCGAAATCAAGGAAGCCGTGCAACACCCCGACGCCGACCGTCTGCGCGTATGCAAGGTGGATATTGGCCAGCCCGAGCTGCTGAACATCGTCTGCGGCGCGCCGAACGCGCGCGTGGGCATCCGCATTCCCTGCGCCACCGTGGGCGCCGAGCTGCCGCCCGGTGCCGATGGCAAGCCCTTCAAGATCAAGATCGGCAAGCTGCGCGGCGTGCAGAGCTTTGGCATGCTGTGCTCGGCCAAGGAGCTGGGCATCGACGAAGACGCCAGCGGTCTGCTGGAGTTCCCTGCCGATGCGCCCCTGGGCCAGAGCGTGCGCGAGTACCTGAATCTGGACGACACGCTGTTCACGCTCAAGCTCACGCCCAATCTGGCGCACTGCCTGAGTGTCTACGGTGTGGCGCGCGAGCTGTCGGCGCTGACCGGCACGCCGCTCAAAGCTCTGTCCTTCCCCGCTGCGGCCGTGGCCTTGCAAGACAAGCTGCCGGTCAAGATCGAGGCGACCGATCTGTGCGGACGCTTCTCGGGCCGTATCGTGCGCAACGTCAACACGCGGGTGAAGACGCCCCAGTGGATGGTGGACCGCCTGGCGCGCTGCGGTCAGCGCTCGGTCAGCCCGCTGGTGGATATCTCCAACTATGTGATGTTCGAGCTGGGCCGTCCCAGCCATATCTTCGATCTGGACAAGATCAGTGGCGGCCTGAATGTGCGCTGGGGCAAGGAGGGCGAAACGCTCAAGCTGCTCAACGGCAACACCATCAAGATCGACGATTTCCTGAAGGTCGGCGTGATTGCCGATGACAAGCAGGTTGAGTCGCTGGCCGGCATCATGGGCGGCGACGCCACGGCCGTCTCCGACGACACCCGCAACATCTACATCGAAGCCGCGTTCTGGTTCCCCAAGGCCGTGGCCGGCCGCTCGCGCCACTTCAACTTCTCGACCGACGCCGGTCACCGCTTCGAGCGCGGTGTGGACCCCGAGTTCACCACCGAGCACATCGAGCGCATCACCGCGCTGGTGCTGGAAATCTGCGGCACGCCCGAGACACAGGTCGGCGCCATGGACGACCAGCGGCCCAATATGCCCACCTCCAAGGCTGTGCAGCTGCGCGTGTCGCGTGCGGCCAAGGTCATCGGCATGGACGTGACCCAGCAGCAATGCCTGGACGCCCTGAACGGCCTGGGCCTGCCTGCCTCCGTGGCTTCGGAGGGCGTGATTTCGGTGACTGCTCCTACCTTCCGCTTCGACATCAATCTGGAAGAGGATCTGATCGAGGAAGTGGCCCGCATGATCGGCTACGAAAACCTGCCGACCCCCAAGCCGCTGGCCCCGATCTCGCCCAAGCTGCGCGCTGAGAACGAGCGCAGCCCCTATGCCGTGCGCCACGAACTGGCGGGCCTGGGCTACCAGGAAACCATCAACTTCAGCTTTGTCGAAGAAAAGTGGGAGCAGGAGCTGGCAGGCAACAACAATGCCATCAAGCTGCTCAACCCCATTGCCAGCCATCTGAGCGTGATGCGCTCGTCGCTGCTGGGCTCGCTGCTGCAAGTCTTGAAGTTCAACGTGGACCGCAAGGCGCAGCGCGTGCGTGTGTTCGAGCTGGGCCGCGTGTTCTTCAAGGACGACTCCGTGGTCGACTCCGACACCACCGTCAAGGGCTTTTACCAGCCCATGCGCGTGGCGGGTCTGGCCTACGGCGCTGCCGATCAGCTGCAGTGGGGCAGGGCAGAAGCCAAGGTCGACTTCTACGACGTCAAGGGCGATGTGGAAGCGCTGCTGGCTCCGGCCAAGCCCGTGTTCGAGCCTGCCGAGCACCCCGCCATGCACCCCGGCCGCTGCGCGCGCGTGCTGCTGGACGGCAAGGCCATCGGCTTTGTCGGCGAGCTGCACCCCCAATGGCGCCAGGAATGGGATCTGGCCCAGGCTCCCGTGATGTTCGAGCTGGAGCTGGACGCCGTGCTGGCCCGTCAGGTCCCTGTGTTCAAGCCCGTGGCCAAGCACCAGGCGGTGGAGCGCGACATTGCCGTGGTCGTCAAGGAAGCCGTGACCCACGCCCAGGTGATGGAAGCCGTGCAGCAAGGCGTGCAGGGCGGCATTCTGCGCTCGGCCGTGCTGTTCGACGTATTCCGTCCCAAGAAGCTCAAGGCGGGCGAGGAAGCGGCGCTGGGCAGTCTGGCCCAGGACGAAAAGAGCCTGGCCGTGCGTCTGACGCTGGGCAGCGA
This window of the Comamonas testosteroni genome carries:
- the pheT gene encoding phenylalanine--tRNA ligase subunit beta, coding for MQFPESWLREYCNPNLTTQQLADTLTMAGLEVEELDPVAPPFTGIVVGEIKEAVQHPDADRLRVCKVDIGQPELLNIVCGAPNARVGIRIPCATVGAELPPGADGKPFKIKIGKLRGVQSFGMLCSAKELGIDEDASGLLEFPADAPLGQSVREYLNLDDTLFTLKLTPNLAHCLSVYGVARELSALTGTPLKALSFPAAAVALQDKLPVKIEATDLCGRFSGRIVRNVNTRVKTPQWMVDRLARCGQRSVSPLVDISNYVMFELGRPSHIFDLDKISGGLNVRWGKEGETLKLLNGNTIKIDDFLKVGVIADDKQVESLAGIMGGDATAVSDDTRNIYIEAAFWFPKAVAGRSRHFNFSTDAGHRFERGVDPEFTTEHIERITALVLEICGTPETQVGAMDDQRPNMPTSKAVQLRVSRAAKVIGMDVTQQQCLDALNGLGLPASVASEGVISVTAPTFRFDINLEEDLIEEVARMIGYENLPTPKPLAPISPKLRAENERSPYAVRHELAGLGYQETINFSFVEEKWEQELAGNNNAIKLLNPIASHLSVMRSSLLGSLLQVLKFNVDRKAQRVRVFELGRVFFKDDSVVDSDTTVKGFYQPMRVAGLAYGAADQLQWGRAEAKVDFYDVKGDVEALLAPAKPVFEPAEHPAMHPGRCARVLLDGKAIGFVGELHPQWRQEWDLAQAPVMFELELDAVLARQVPVFKPVAKHQAVERDIAVVVKEAVTHAQVMEAVQQGVQGGILRSAVLFDVFRPKKLKAGEEAALGSLAQDEKSLAVRLTLGSDSASLTDAEIEAAMQGTIAALVERVAARLR
- a CDS encoding SWIB/MDM2 domain-containing protein produces the protein MATAKKAPAAAPAAAPAAKKRTPNAAFMKPLTPSAALAAVVGKDPLPRTEIISKLWVYIKANNLQDAANKRMINADAKLKEVFGKPQVSMFEMAGLIGKHVK
- the rpmI gene encoding 50S ribosomal protein L35; amino-acid sequence: MPKMKTKSSAKKRFRVRPGGTVKRGQAFKRHILTKKTTKNKRHLRGIVNVHEGDMGSIAKMLPGAGL
- the pheS gene encoding phenylalanine--tRNA ligase subunit alpha, whose translation is MNELDSLVESAQQLFAQAHTPADLENAKAQFLGKSGKMTELMKGMAQLSVEEKKSRGAAINVAKQAIEAALTARRKALADAELQAHLKAEVLDVTLPGRRRGAGGLHPVSITMERIEGIFGSMGFDVAQGPEIESDWFNFTALNTPEDHPARSMHDTFYVEGGTQHAPNLLRTHTSPMQVRHAVQHVKNYRNALDAGQTMPEIRVIAPGRTYRVDSDATHSPMFHQCEGLWIGENVSFKDLKVVFTDFCKTFFEQDDLVLRFRPSFFPFTEPSAEIDIQFQSGPLAGKWLEVAGSGQVHPNVVRNMGLDPEKYIGFAFGMGPDRLTMLRYGVNDLRLFFDGDIRFLSQFQ
- the aceA gene encoding isocitrate lyase — its product is MPQSLTQQLSREQQIAALEKDWAQNPRWKSVKRGYSAADVVRLRGSLQPEYTLAQRGAEVLWDKINGSSKKGYVNAFGAISAGQAMQQAKAGLEAVYLSGWQVAADGNTSETMYPDQSLYAYDSVPTMVRRINNTFKRADEIQWGKGINPGDKEFIDYFLPIVADAEAGFGGVLNAFELMKNMIQAGAAGVHFEDQLAAVKKCGHMGGKVLVPTREAVEKLIAARFAADVMGVPTIVLARTDAEAANLITSNHDENDIPFLTGERTQEGFYRVKNGLEQSISRGVAYAPYADLVWCETGVPDIGFAREFAQAVHAACPGKLLSYNCSPSFNWKKNLNDSQIASFQEDLSALGYKFQFITLAGIHSNWYNTFKFAHEYARGEGMKHYVEMIQEPEFAARDKGYTFVSHQQEVGAGYFDDVTTVIQGGSSSVKALTGSTEEEQFH
- the rraA gene encoding ribonuclease E activity regulator RraA, coding for MSDSSASLGFSTCDLCDAHISDDSSDFRVLPPVFHSYGGHVGFTGEVSTVQCLDDNSLVRAALAEPGGGRVLVVDGGGSLRRALVGGNVATSAAQNGWAGVLVYGCVRDVAELKSTPLGLYALALNPMPTAKQGQGLRDTYVQIAGLWIRPGDWLYADSDGIVLSRRNLLA
- the rplT gene encoding 50S ribosomal protein L20, which produces MPRVKRGVTARARHKKVLNLAKGFRGRRGNVFRVAKQAVMKAGQYAYRDRRTKKRVFRQLWIARINAAARELGLTYSQFANGLKKAAIEIDRKMLADIAVHDKAAFAAIVDQVKAKLAA
- the thrS gene encoding threonine--tRNA ligase; this translates as MINITLPDGSKREYPGPVSVAEVAASIGSGLAKAALAGKINGKVVDTSFVIEQDSPLSIITAKDADGLEVIRHSTAHLLAYAVKELFPDAQVTIGPVIENGFYYDFSYKRPFTPEDLAAIEKKMTELANKDEQVVRRVLPRDEAVQYFKGIGEAYKAEIIASIPSNEDVSLYREGAFEDLCRGPHVPSTGKLKHFKLMKVAGAYWRGDHRNEMLQRIYGTAWATKDELKDYLFRLEEAEKRDHRKLGRELDLFHIDEHSPGTVFWHPKGWAVWQQVEQYMRRVYQDNGYQEVKAPQILDKGLWEKTGHWDKYRENMFTTDSEKREYALKPMNCPGHIIIFKQGIKSYRDLPLRFGEFGNCHRNEPTGSLHGIMRVRAFTQDDGHIFCTEDQIQAEVTAFTSLLQKVYADFGFTNILYRLSTRPEKRIGTDEAWDKAENALAEGLRASGCEFEYLPGEGAFYGPKIEYTLKDALGREWQCGTIQVDPNMPERLDAEFVGEDGERHRPIMLHRAILGSLERFIGILVEHHSGALPAWLAPVQAAVLNITDAQADYAQEVAQKLQKALPNQSLRVVTDLRNEKITYKIREHSMQKLPYILVAGDKEKAAGAVAVRARGNKDLGVMSVDAFIELLAKDITAKA
- the infC gene encoding translation initiation factor IF-3 translates to MKTIATEFRDRRHREERKHRLNREIMAPEVRLSGPDNEPLGIVPLLEALRMAGELDVDLVEIAANASPPVCRLMDYGKFKYQEQKKAAEAKAKQTVIEIKEVKFRPGTDDGDYNIKLRNIRRFLAEGDKCKITLRFRGREITHQQLGLNLLNRLRDDLADSIQVEQFPKLEGRQMIMMVAPSRAGGKKPAGGAKPQGDGVAAAPEAADKA
- a CDS encoding DMT family transporter — its product is MHTPSRPIAYLCLALSMSLVGSYVALSKPLAAIFPVMLLAWLRFGIGAVAMLGWLKAPAHETTLSRQTKWLLFFESFFGNFLFTLCMISGVALTSAVTAGVTMAAIPAAVAIMSWLFLREAVGARTWTAIVFAVAGIGLNALSKTESSLTAHPQQGLGQLLLIAAVLCEAAYAVIGKKLTASVSPKRITALINLWGFALSTPAGLYLAWQFDFSRVSVPAWGLLLFYALAACVWTVWLWMTGLRAVPASRAGIFTVLLPISAAVVGTLALGERIGSMQLLAFGIALTSVVIATWPGSLQIRR